CTGGAACCGGGTACCGGACAGAACATTCCCTAGAATCGGTACAAAAAATGTGAAAGAAAAATGTGAATAAAtgtgaaagataaatcaatttgGTATAGTTCGCAGAGGCTCGCTCTTTTCACCACAAAGACGGGTTTGTCATAGTATCAAAGCCCAACCGGTGGCCAATGTAATAGTATCAAAGCCCAACCGATGGCCAATAATGAGCACAATTCAAAATATCCTTCTGTACTTACGGAAGAGATAACAACAAcactaaggctgcgtttggtcgtcgggatttctggtcgggataggattagataggataggataagaaatctaaggatttggccatatcataTCCACTgcttggtgaactacggatttaaagtcggatattctcatatcgtatcttatcccgcatttggtagaaagcgtatatcaatataaaggacatatatgtccctacgtgatgctcatgaaatattccaatcttattactataaaaataacgttctcatacacaaaaaaaaattgaaaatatacacattttattagttttttttttttttggtaaggaacattttattagattttcaaacctctttgcaaaaataaaaaaaataaaatgaaaatagaaacaaatgacatgagaaagttgtcatcattctaaaagttagcttttatataacggataagagaaatcctattcgacattatcctaccccctcccctcggatttttttatccgagttatatcccctctatatccgacattatactatccggaaacctaccaaacacgggataggataaaacatatcttatcccgagttttatacggacgatcaaacgcagcctaagaggTTGAAAGAGTACGGAAAACGCCTTGTACATTTTAGATCTATTTCTACATCGTAATAGAAAAGTactcaaatctaaatctaactctagatctaatcacaaaattactttcGGATAAGCCGATTGTTGAAGCACTAGAGGAACCGTGCTTGACTATATAGAGTAAGCATCAGAGTTGAAGAGTGTAAGCGGATTCGGAATAGCTGATTCTTTTGAGGTGTTCAAGCTTCGAACTTTTGAACTTACCGAACAAAACTCTCCACTGGAGGAAGTCAACAGGATTGTCCGCGAAATCAACGAAAAAAACCTACAAGAAGAAGTTGAGGATATGGAgagatggaaaaataaaaaaggaaatgaagaggatgagggatgaaggagagagatagagatagagatagagatccctctctctcccttgaaAGGTTGCCGCAGGGGGCTTGGCACGCGGTTTGGGAAGGGGAAAATCCTAGGGGAGTGAGCAGGTGTTCTAAGGACCTGCATGGTAACGATTTTGATTCTTTAATTCtgtttcctaaaataaaaaaggatgagaatcatatttagtaacataaatgattctgattctgttcccagaaactgttttggagcaaaaacaagaaaagaagaagaagttggtaATGCAATTGGCTGCTGTTTTCGTTTTCTCTCAACTACTTCATAATGCATCAATCGTgtatcaatttttccaagcgtACATTTTAACACCTACTATGAAATGGGGATGTCCAATGTGTTTTTGCTCTTTGGATGCAGAGAGCTAGATTAGGTGTTCGAACTTCTCGCTAACGATAAGGTTAGCAATGATTTCGTTCCATCTCCATTTATATTATGTGAAGAGTTAATCAGCATCCCAAATTGATTTCTTCGCTCAATTTTCCATCCTTATATTGCGTTTGTTGAAGGGTCAAAGTCGGCCATATCAGCTTCCAATCGAGAAGCAGTTTAGATCTTTCTATTCTCCAGCACAAAATTCGGTTCAACGAGTTACTTCCAGTTCTGATACCAACTTAAAATCGAATTTAGAGAAAACCGAAGAgccgaaaaaaagaaattagacgCAAAGAACAataagcgagagagagagagagagagagagagagagagagagagagagagagagagagagagataacgAATACAATGAAACAGAGACTTCAAATAACGTTGTTCATTGATTTCTCCTCTCGGTCGAATGTAATGAAATTTGCAAAGAGGGTGGAGTGGCCATCAGATCATAATCTGAAGTCAAATAGTTGCGGCCATTCAAGACACTTATAAACTTCCCTTTTCACTATTGGCTGACCGGACTCGATTGCGTATGAAAAAAGACGAGTGTGCGTGGTCAAATCACATGAATGACGAAAtgcagagaaagagaagaacatCAGTGTCCAACTACTTTGTTTGAAAACATGAGGAAATTGTCTTCACAATTGAAAAGCAGGGACCATTTTAATTGGGGTGGCAAAGACATCACTGTCTTCCGATTGAAATCTTGAGCTCATTGGCCCTCCTCGCGTCTCTCGATGATCACCAGACCATCTGGCAATGGAGAGGTTGGAACTTCCAGCAGAGTTGTGATCGATGATCGGGAAAATGCTCGGCACCCACATGGACGTGGACTGATTTAAAGGGCACAATGTAGTCTTTCAAATTTGCCCAACTCCTCTCTGCTCCCGCCGTGCCATGTCCTGTCGTTGTTTTGTCAACCTCAGGCTGGTCAATGCCGGCCACATACGCTAAATCAGAAGCAGGTGGAGATTTTCTGGTTATGGCACGGTGATTTCGTGATTTTCAGCCTACAGCAGACTCTGTCGAAAATCTTCTTCCATCATCTGCATATGACATGCTTTCAAGCGTAGTGGGAAGTGGATGTTTTAAAGGCTGTGCTTCCCCTTGACCTTCATCTTTTGCATAGCTCTGACAATTTTTTGGTCCCGGCGGTGCCAACACAGCCCTGTGCGGTGATTTGCGGATGTTGTGAAGTTAGTAATGGTAAAATGACTATAGGAACGTGAGTCTCAGCTGCTAATGAGAAGCCTGAGTAGGAAGGAGCCGAAGACGAGCGAGGAATAAACTTAATTGCATTTGAAGGGGTGAAAATAAACTTGAGTGCATTTGTAAGTGGCATGAAAGATGTCCCACATCGACCCGGAGGAACATGGAAAGGTCTAATCAATCATATAAAATCAGGGATTTCCTATGTTGCTAAGTATCTTTGCGCTTGGGGCAATGACGCAGCTAGTGAGGTACTAACCGAGGCGCGTCTATTGCTGGTTGAAAACTATTTCCAAACCCCCTCTTTGGCCTGGGTTCAAGCTCAGGCCATTGAGAATTTCTGGAAGGGCTCCCTATGGGGTAAAGCCCTACAACTCTTAGTGTGAAATTTAAATTGGTATGGTCGGTATTTGCCCGGATCTCAATGTTCGATGTACAATTCGTCTCATGTACCAATCAAACCTATGATACTTCCTCAAAAAGAATATCAATTTTCTCGGAATAGCATGAAAAGTTGTGTTGTTCTTTTCGCTATTATATATATTGGTCGGAACGCTATTGTATATTGAACGATTCTGTTCAATGATTTACTTCGACTTccattttcgttttctttcaaGAGAAATATTAGATTGCTATTTGTTGTAAGATTTTTGCAAGTAACCATCAACTGTgggcaaataatttcttaaatagAGTGTTATCAAGACTCAAAGTTtgatttcatttgtttccaTCCAATCactaaattttctcaaatctaaAATAAGGATTTGGGTTAATTGTATCCGAAACTGTCGTTTGTCACTACTTGCAACCGTTGGATTCGTGCAGTGTAGCGATCCAACACACCGCAACGAAAGATCTAAACCATTCATCTTCCCCTATATGAGGCCAAGCTGGCTCTATATTTGGAT
This genomic interval from Rhodamnia argentea isolate NSW1041297 chromosome 4, ASM2092103v1, whole genome shotgun sequence contains the following:
- the LOC115752572 gene encoding LOW QUALITY PROTEIN: uncharacterized protein LOC115752572 (The sequence of the model RefSeq protein was modified relative to this genomic sequence to represent the inferred CDS: inserted 2 bases in 1 codon), with the translated sequence MEVEIRANTDHTNLNFTLRVVGLYPIGSPSRNSQWPXSLNPGQRGGLEIVFNQQ